In one Conger conger chromosome 5, fConCon1.1, whole genome shotgun sequence genomic region, the following are encoded:
- the stx7l gene encoding syntaxin-7 isoform X3 gives MSYQSGIPQDPNQLAQTIGSNILKISQQTSEIQRIVNLLGTPQDTSELRQQLKQKQQHVGQLAKETDRCMKEFGSLPVTTELRQRKIQKERLVNDFSNALAIFQKTQRQAAQKEREFVDRVRANSRLSVGYTDEEARGYTSPFESSGQSQAQTQEDAITEDDLQLILERESSIRQLESDIMDINEIFKDLGMLVHDQGEMIDSIEANVENAEVNVQSATQQLSRASDYQAKSRKKICILIVIVVVVAVVVGLIAWGALGGN, from the exons ATGTCATATCAGTCTGGTATACCACAGGACCCAAATCAGCTTGCCCAGACCATAGGGTCAAATATTCTGAAGATATCACAGCAGA caTCTGAGATTCAGCGAATAGTAAACCTGCTTGGAACACCTCAGGACACCAGTGAACTCCGACAACAACT gaaacagaaacagcaacaTGTTGGTCAGCTTGCTAAAGAAACAGACAGGTGCATGAAAGAATTTGGTTCCCTTCCGGTGACAACTGAACTG CGCCAAAGGAAAATACAGAAGGAGCGTCTTGTGAATGATTTTTCAAATGCCCTGGCTATCTTCCAAAAGACACAGAGACAAGCTgctcagaaagagagagagtttgtcGACAGAGTTCGTGCCAACTCCAGACTATCG GTTGGCTACACAGATGAAGAGGCCAGAGGATATACTTCACCCTTTGAAAG CAGTGGCCAATCTCAGGCCCAAACCCAGGAGGATGCGATCACAGAAGATGATCTCCAACTCATTCTGGAGAGGGAATCCTCTATCAGGCAACTGGAG TCTGATATAATGGATATTAATGAAATTTTCAAAGACTTGGGAATGTTGGTTCATGATCAAGGAGAAATGATCG ACAGTATAGAGGCCAATGTGGAAAATGCTGAGGTCAATGTGCAGTCTGCTACCCAGCAGTTATCAAGGGCTTCAGACTATCAG GCAAAATCACGAAAGAAGATCTGTATACTCATTGTGATAGTGGTAGTAGTGGCAGTTGTTGTTGGATTGATCGCTTGGGGAGCACTAGGAGGCAACTAA
- the LOC133129765 gene encoding trace amine-associated receptor 13c-like — protein sequence MKIYDNFTFDLSGTLQPFSFMNFTEVHQGKTCVNSSDLSCLRVSPTGTDALLYMCVAAVIFVTVSGNLLVIISICHFKQLHTPTNFILLSLAMADFMVGATVMPFYFIELVDPYWCIGGLNCIMKSVSSFLTYATCVSIYSVVLIAVDRLFAISNPFLYSTKMTVRLIMRVISIIWLCALVYNTMLVYCNGSLNYMMGNTTCVDCTIYMSQEWVTADFFVILVVPLTTIILIYLKIFAIAKKHANKITCARQQQSDSKKCNAMASERKAAKTLSIIVAVFILCLLPYFISVVIYVYLSKPSVYLSLVHSVSILHINSAINPIIYALFYSWFQKSVKLILTLRICATESSLMNVLAKET from the coding sequence ATGAAGATATATGATAATTTCACATTTGATCTATCAGGAACATTGCAACCATTTTCATTTATGAATTTCACAGAAGTACATCAAGGGAAGACCTGTGTTAATTCATCAGACTTATCCTGTTTAAGAGTGTCGCCAACAGGAACTGATGCGCtcttgtatatgtgtgtagcagCAGTTATTTTTGTGACAGTTTCTGGAAATCTACTAGTGATCATTTCCATCTGCCACTTCAAGCAGCTCCACACGCCAACCAacttcatcctcctctctctggctaTGGCAGACTTTATGGTTGGAGCAACTGTAATGCCTTTCTATTTTATTGAGTTAGTAGATCCTTACTGGTGCATTGGTGGATTGAATTGCATCATGAAAAGTGTATCTTCTTTTCTGACTTATGCAACTTGTGTGTCAATTTATAGTGTAGTTTTGATTGCAGTGGATCGATTATTTGCCATCAGCAACCCTTTTCTTTATTCCACTAAAATGACAGTGAGGCTAATTATGAGGGTCATATCGATTATCTGGTTGTGTGCATTGGTATACAATACAATGCTTGTTTATTGCAATGGCAGTCTGAATTATATGATGGGAAATACTACATGTGTTGACTGTACTATTTATATGTCTCAAGAATGGGTTACTGCTGACTTTTTTGTAATACTTGTTGTGCCACTCACAACAATTATACTTATTTATCTGAAAATTTTTGCTATTGCCAAAAAGCATGCAAATAAGATCACATGTGCCAGACAACAGCAGTCAGAtagcaaaaaatgtaatgcaatggcatCTGAAAGGAAAGCAGCAAAAACTCTATCAATTATTGTAGCCGTTTTCATACTGTGTTTACTACCCTACTTTATTAGTGTTGTAATTTATGTATATTTAAGTAAACCTTCTGTGTATCTTTCACTTGTTCATTCAGTAAGTATACTTCATATCAATTCTGCCATCAACCCGATAATTTATGCCCTATTCTATTCATGGTTTCAAAAGTCTGTTAAACTCATTTTAACACTTAGGATATGTGCTACAGAGTCTTCTCTGATGAATGTCCTTgcaaaagaaacataa
- the LOC133128283 gene encoding trace amine-associated receptor 8b-like, translating to MRNTSQQASPTGTDALLYMCVAAVIFVTVSGNLLVIISICHFKQLHTPTNFILLSLAMADFMVGATVMPFYFIELVDPYWCIGGLNCIMKSVSSFLTYATCVSIYSVVLIAVDRLFAISNPFLYSSKMTVKLTMRVISIIWLCALHANNITCARKQQSDSKKFNAMASERKAAKTLSIFVAVFVLCLLPYFISAVLYEYLSKPSVYLSLVHSVSILHMNSAINPIIYALFYSWFQKSVKLILTLRICATESSLMNVLAKET from the exons ATGAGAAACACTAGCCAACA AGCGTCGCCAACAGGAACTGATGCGCtcttgtatatgtgtgtagcagCAGTTATTTTTGTGACAGTTTCTGGAAATCTACTAGTGATCATTTCCATCTGCCACTTCAAGCAGCTCCACACACCAACCAacttcatcctcctctctctggctaTGGCAGACTTTATGGTTGGGGCAACTGTAATGCCTTTCTATTTTATTGAGTTAGTAGATCCTTACTGGTGCATTGGTGGATTGAATTGCATCATGAAAAGTGTATCTTCTTTTCTGACTTATGCAACTTGTGTGTCAATTTATAGTGTAGTTTTGATTGCAGTGGATCGATTATTTGCCATCAGCAACCCTTTTCTTTATTCCAGTAAAATGACAGTGAAGCTAACTATGAGGGTCATATCGATTATCTGGTTGTGTGCATTG CATGCAAATAACATCACATGTGCCAGAAAACAACAGTCAGATAGCAAAAAATTTAATGCAATGGCATCTGAAAGGAAAGCAGCAAAAACTCTATCAATTTTTGTAGCCGTTTTCGTACTGTGTTTACTACCCTACTTTATTAGTGCTGTACTTTATGAATATTTAAGTAAACCTTCTGTGTATCTTTCACTTGTTCATTCAGTAAGTATACTTCATATGAATTCTGCAATCAACCCGATAATTTATGCCCTATTCTATTCATGGTTTCAAAAGTCTGTTAAACTCATTTTAACACTTAGGATATGTGCTACAGAGTCTTCTCTGATGAATGTGCTTGCAAAAGAAACATAA
- the LOC133128284 gene encoding trace amine-associated receptor 13c-like has product MCVAAVIFVTVSGNLLVIISICHFKQLHTPTNFILLSLAMADFLVGATVMPFYFIELVDPYWCIGGLNCIMKSVSSFLTYATCVSIYSVVLIAVDRLFAISNPFLYSTKMTVKLTMRVISIVWLCALVYNTMLRYCNGNLNYMMRNTQCVDCSISLSQEWVTADFFVIFVVPLTTIILIYLKIFAIAKKHANNITCARKQQSDSKKCNAMASERKAAKTLSIIVAVFLLCLLPYFISVVLYVYFSKPSVYLSLVHSVSILHINSAINPIIYALFYSWFQKSVKLILTLRICATESSLMNVLAKET; this is encoded by the coding sequence atgtgtgtagcagCAGTTATTTTTGTGACAGTTTCTGGAAATCTACTAGTGATCATTTCCATCTGCCACTTCAAGCAGCTCCACACGCCAACCAacttcatcctcctctctctggctaTGGCAGACTTTCTGGTTGGAGCAACTGTAATGCCTTTCTATTTTATTGAGTTAGTAGATCCTTACTGGTGCATTGGTGGATTGAATTGCATCATGAAAAGCGTATCTTCTTTTCTGACTTATGCAACTTGTGTGTCAATTTATAGTGTAGTTTTGATTGCAGTGGATCGATTATTTGCCATCAGCAACCCTTTTCTTTATTCCACTAAAATGACAGTGAAGCTAACTATGAGGGTCATATCGATTGTCTGGTTGTGTGCATTGGTATACAATACAATGCTTCGTTATTGCAATGGCAATCTGAATTATATGATGAGAAATACTCAATGTGTTGactgttctatttctttatctCAAGAATGGGTCACTGCAGActtttttgtaatatttgttGTGCCACTCACAACAATTATACTTATTTATCTGAAAATTTTTGCTATTGCCAAAAAGCATGCAAATAACATCACATGTGCCAGAAAACAACAGTCAGAtagcaaaaaatgtaatgcaatggcatCTGAAAGGAAAGCAGCAAAAACTCTGTCAATTATTGTAGCCGTTTTCCTACTGTGTTTACTACCCTACTTTATTAGCGTTGTACTTTACGTATATTTCAGTAAACCTTCTGTGTATCTTTCACTTGTTCATTCAGTAAGTATACTTCATATCAATTCTGCCATCAACCCGATAATTTATGCCCTATTCTATTCATGGTTTCAAAAGTCTGTTAAACTCATTTTAACACTTAGGATATGTGCTACAGAGTCTTCTCTGATGAATGTCCTTGcaaaagaaacataa
- the LOC133129441 gene encoding trace amine-associated receptor 13c-like, with protein sequence MDDSVQQESDTQRYCYPSTNGSCIKGNQTMAAQVILYIFFVTGIMLTVLGNLFVIISITHFKKLHTPTNILVMSLAVADLLLGVLVMPFSMIRSVENCWYFGEVFCSVHSSFDMFLATASIFHLISIAIDRYEAVCNPLRYSTRITIPIAFFMVALSWVFAGAYSYGLLFSKANVKGLEDYIESIHCFGSCYPFVLSFNALWGVLDTMIAFFVPCFIMMGLYAKIFFVAREHARRIGDMNRNMPANEENKNKLSQRSEQKASKTLAIVMGVFILCWLPFFMNSLIDPYTTFSTVSIVSDVFVWLGYFNSTLNPIIYALFYPWFQKTLKLIITFKIFTPHSSNINLFSER encoded by the coding sequence ATGGATGATTCAGTACAACAGGAATCTGATACACAGCGGTACTGTTATCCGTCAACCAATGGATCCTGTATTAAAGGCAATCAAACCATGGCAGCTCAGGTCATCttgtatattttctttgtgACAGGAATAATGCTTACAGTTCTTGGAAACTTGTTTGTCATCATCTCAATCACACACTTTAAAAAGCTCCATACACCAACTAACATATTGGTAATGTCTTTGGCAGTGGCAGATCTGCTACTTGGAGTGCTTGTGATGCCATTCAGCATGATCAGATCTGTGGAGAACTGCTGGTATTTTGGGGAAGTTTTCTGTTCAGTGCACTCCAGTTTTGATATGTTCCTTGCAACAGCCTCCATTTTTCACCTGATTAGCATAGCCATTGACCGATATGAGGCAGTGTGCAATCCGCTCCGTTATTCCACACGAATAACCATCCCTATTGCATTTTTTATGGTCGCTCTGAGTTGGGTCTTCGCAGGTGCATACTCCTATGGGCTTCTTTTTTCAAAGGCTAATGTAAAAGGGCTGGAAGATTACATTGAATCGATACATTGTTTTGGTAGTTGTTATCCTTTTGTTCTTTCATTCAATGCTCTATGGGGTGTTCTGGACACTATGATTGCATTTTTTGTGCCTTGTTTTATTATGATGGGTTTATATGCAAAAATATTCTTTGTGGCCAGGGAGCATGCGAGAAGGATCGGAGACATGAACCGTAATATGCCTGCAAATGAGGAAAACAAGAACAAACTGTCTCAACGTTCTGAGCAAAAAGCATCAAAGACGCTGGCCATTGTTATGGGTGTCTTCATTCTTTGCTGGTTGCCTTTCtttatgaattcattaattGACCCCTACACTACCTTTTCCACGGTTTCTATAGTGTCCGATGTATTTGTGTGGCTCGGCTACTTCAATTCCACTTTAAATCCCATCATCTATGCATTATTTTACCCTTGGTTCCAAAAAACACTAAAGCTCATTATTACTTTCAAAATATTCACTCCACATTCCTCAAAtatcaatttattttctgaaagatGA
- the stx7l gene encoding syntaxin-7 isoform X2 → MSYQSGIPQDPNQLAQTIGSNILKISQQTSEIQRIVNLLGTPQDTSELRQQLKQKQQHVGQLAKETDRCMKEFGSLPVTTELRQRKIQKERLVNDFSNALAIFQKTQRQAAQKEREFVDRVRANSRLSVGYTDEEARGYTSPFESGQSQAQTQEDAITEDDLQLILERESSIRQLESDIMDINEIFKDLGMLVHDQGEMIGKYSLSFSFSLHIFLWT, encoded by the exons ATGTCATATCAGTCTGGTATACCACAGGACCCAAATCAGCTTGCCCAGACCATAGGGTCAAATATTCTGAAGATATCACAGCAGA caTCTGAGATTCAGCGAATAGTAAACCTGCTTGGAACACCTCAGGACACCAGTGAACTCCGACAACAACT gaaacagaaacagcaacaTGTTGGTCAGCTTGCTAAAGAAACAGACAGGTGCATGAAAGAATTTGGTTCCCTTCCGGTGACAACTGAACTG CGCCAAAGGAAAATACAGAAGGAGCGTCTTGTGAATGATTTTTCAAATGCCCTGGCTATCTTCCAAAAGACACAGAGACAAGCTgctcagaaagagagagagtttgtcGACAGAGTTCGTGCCAACTCCAGACTATCG GTTGGCTACACAGATGAAGAGGCCAGAGGATATACTTCACCCTTTGAAAG TGGCCAATCTCAGGCCCAAACCCAGGAGGATGCGATCACAGAAGATGATCTCCAACTCATTCTGGAGAGGGAATCCTCTATCAGGCAACTGGAG TCTGATATAATGGATATTAATGAAATTTTCAAAGACTTGGGAATGTTGGTTCATGATCAAGGAGAAATGATCGGCAAGTATTCActctcattttccttttctttacaTATCTTTCTTTGGACATAA
- the LOC133128286 gene encoding trace amine-associated receptor 13c-like, with protein MCVAAVIFVTVSGNLLVIISICHFKQLHTPTNFILLSLAMADFLVGATVMPFYFIELVDPYWCIGGLNCIMKSVSSFLTYATCVSIYSVVLIAVDRLFAISNPFLYSTKMTVKLTMRVISIVWLCALVYNTMLRYCNGNLNYMMGNTQCVDCSISLSQEWVTADFFVIFVVPLTTIILIYLKIFAIAKKHANNITCARKQQSDSKKCNAMASERKAAKTLSIIVAVFLLCLLPYFISVVLYVYFSKPSVYLSLVHSVSILHINSAINPIIYALFYSWFQKSVKLILTLRICAIESSLMNVLAKET; from the coding sequence atgtgtgtagcagCAGTTATTTTTGTGACAGTTTCTGGAAATCTACTAGTGATCATTTCCATCTGCCACTTCAAGCAGCTCCACACGCCAACCAacttcatcctcctctctctggctaTGGCAGACTTTCTGGTTGGAGCAACTGTAATGCCTTTCTATTTTATTGAGTTAGTAGATCCTTACTGGTGCATTGGTGGATTGAATTGCATCATGAAAAGCGTATCTTCTTTTCTGACTTATGCAACTTGTGTGTCAATTTATAGTGTAGTTTTGATTGCAGTGGATCGATTATTTGCCATCAGCAACCCTTTTCTTTATTCCACTAAAATGACAGTGAAGCTAACTATGAGGGTCATATCGATTGTCTGGTTGTGTGCATTGGTATACAATACAATGCTTCGTTATTGCAATGGCAATCTGAATTATATGATGGGAAATACTCAATGTGTTGactgttctatttctttatctCAAGAATGGGTCACTGCAGActtttttgtaatatttgttGTGCCACTCACAACAATTATACTTATTTATCTGAAAATTTTTGCTATTGCCAAAAAGCATGCAAATAACATCACATGTGCCAGAAAACAACAGTCAGAtagcaaaaaatgtaatgcaatggcatCTGAAAGAAAAGCAGCAAAAACTCTGTCAATTATTGTAGCCGTTTTCCTACTGTGTTTACTACCCTACTTTATTAGCGTTGTACTTTACGTATATTTCAGTAAACCTTCTGTGTATCTTTCACTTGTTCATTCAGTAAGTATACTTCATATCAATTCTGCCATCAACCCGATAATTTATGCCCTATTCTATTCATGGTTTCAAAAGTCTGTTAAACTCATTTTAACACTTAGGATATGTGCTATAGAGTCTTCTCTGATGAATGTCCTTGcaaaagaaacataa
- the stx7l gene encoding syntaxin-7 isoform X1: MSYQSGIPQDPNQLAQTIGSNILKISQQTSEIQRIVNLLGTPQDTSELRQQLKQKQQHVGQLAKETDRCMKEFGSLPVTTELRQRKIQKERLVNDFSNALAIFQKTQRQAAQKEREFVDRVRANSRLSVGYTDEEARGYTSPFESSGQSQAQTQEDAITEDDLQLILERESSIRQLESDIMDINEIFKDLGMLVHDQGEMIGKYSLSFSFSLHIFLWT, from the exons ATGTCATATCAGTCTGGTATACCACAGGACCCAAATCAGCTTGCCCAGACCATAGGGTCAAATATTCTGAAGATATCACAGCAGA caTCTGAGATTCAGCGAATAGTAAACCTGCTTGGAACACCTCAGGACACCAGTGAACTCCGACAACAACT gaaacagaaacagcaacaTGTTGGTCAGCTTGCTAAAGAAACAGACAGGTGCATGAAAGAATTTGGTTCCCTTCCGGTGACAACTGAACTG CGCCAAAGGAAAATACAGAAGGAGCGTCTTGTGAATGATTTTTCAAATGCCCTGGCTATCTTCCAAAAGACACAGAGACAAGCTgctcagaaagagagagagtttgtcGACAGAGTTCGTGCCAACTCCAGACTATCG GTTGGCTACACAGATGAAGAGGCCAGAGGATATACTTCACCCTTTGAAAG CAGTGGCCAATCTCAGGCCCAAACCCAGGAGGATGCGATCACAGAAGATGATCTCCAACTCATTCTGGAGAGGGAATCCTCTATCAGGCAACTGGAG TCTGATATAATGGATATTAATGAAATTTTCAAAGACTTGGGAATGTTGGTTCATGATCAAGGAGAAATGATCGGCAAGTATTCActctcattttccttttctttacaTATCTTTCTTTGGACATAA